One Bacillota bacterium genomic window, CAGTAGGTCTGCGGCAGCACTTGGGCCACGCGCTGCAGAACCCCCGGGAGCACCTCGATGGGGAAAATAGCGCCTGCCAGCAGGTAAAGCGATCCGGATACCGCCTCCGAGTAGAAGGCGGCGTTGCGCGCAGCAAGGAGCAGCACTCCGGCCAGGCCGACGCCCATGAGCGCGGTGGCACCCACGCCCAGGGCCAGCGAAAGGGATCCGGGCAAGACCCAGCCCGCGTTGACGGTCAGCGGCGCGCCCATGGCGAACCGCGCGAACAACAGCACGACCAGGCTGGAGAAGGCGACGATGATGGCCTTGGCCGCCGCGCGGCCGAGCAGGTACCAGATCATGCTGCGGCCGGCGATGTAGATGTACCGGATCGTGGAGTAAAACTCCCGATCCTCGATGACGCACCAGGTCGCGCCCTGCATGATCTGCCCGGTCACCATGAAAAAGGCGTTGCCCACCATCATAGCGGCGAAATAGGGCGTCTGCGCGCTCCTTGCGATGACCAGGTAGATGACGGCCAGGATCAGGCTCTGAGCCAACGGCTTGACGATGGAGTAGCCGAAAAACAGCGACAGGTCCGTCCAGTTGCTCTCCGACATCCACCCAAGCCACAGCCCGCCCCGCACCCCGGCCACCCCGGAACGGTGCTGCTTCACTGCCACCGAAGCGTCAGCCGCCCCTCGCGCCTCGCCAGGCGCTCCATGAAGCCAAGCAGCCGCCATGCGGCCCAGATGAAGAGGCCCGCCAGCAAGGCCAGCAGTCCGATTTCCGCGCGGACCGGGAGAAGCGCCGCGGACTGGTCCGGGCCGTAGAGGCTCTGTCGCATCGCGTCAAGCCCCAGCGTCAGCGGGATGACGGACGCCACCGCTGCAACCCAGAATCCCAGGAAGCGAACCGGGAAGTAAAACCCTGACACCAGGTAGACCGGCTCCTGCAGGAGCTGCGACAGGTGCCACGCCTCCCGCCCGTGGAGCAGGTAAAGCGAAGCCATGGCCATGCCAAGCCCATAAAGGGCCACCAGACTGACCACGAAGCCCACGAGGAGCCCCGCGGGGTCCGAGACGACGAGCGGCACCCGAAACCACAGCACGGCCGCCGCCACGATGGTCGCCGCGCGGATGGTGGTCATGAAAAGCCCGCCTGTCGCCATGCCGGCCAGGATCACCATGAGGGGCACGGGCGCCGTGATGTACGCCTCCAGGTTGCCGCTCTGCTTCTCCCAGAAAAGCTGACTGGCCATGTTCCACAGGACGTTGAGCCAGAACGCCATCATGGCCCCGCCGATGGTGACGAACCCCACGTACGCCTCGGGGGCGTTGAGGGCTCGATAAACGTAGACGTAGGCGGCCGTTGCCAGCACCGGGAGGCCCACGTCAAACAGAACCCACGACGGGTCCCGGTTGGCCGCCACCACCCGCACGTACGCTCGAGCCCAGAACGCGCGCCAATAGCGCGCCGCAAGAGCCCCTCGAGCTGCCGCCGCCTGAGGCCCCCCGGCGCTCACCGGGCTGCCCCCTCGGAAGCCCCGGTCCCGTCCGAATCCAGCCTGCGGCCGACCAGCATCAGGAAGACGTCTTCCAGCGTCGGTTCGGGTTTGTGGAGTTCGAGCACGCGGGATCCGGCCGCCTCCAGGGCGGCCAGCACGCTGCCGACCCCGGAGTCGTCGGAGAGCTGCATCATGAGTTCCACGGTGGCGTCAGACGCCCGCACCCGCGCCGCCACTCGCCGTACCGCCGGGTGGCGGCCCAGCAGCTCCTCGATGGGGTGCCGCCCGTCCGGAGCGGCGAGGCCACCGCCGGCCGCCACCCGTACCGGCGGAGTGGTGCGGAGCCTCAGCATCACGTCGCCGCCCAGCATGCGCTTCAAAGCAGCGGGCGCGTCGCACGCCACGATGCGCCCGTGGTCGATGACCGCCACCCGGTCGCACAGCTCGTCGGCCTCCAGCATGTAGTGGGTGGTCAGGAGCACCGTGCGCCCCGGGCGCTCCCCGACCCATTCCCGGACAAAGCGCCGGATTGTTCGGGCAACGTCCACGTCCAGCCCCAGCGTGGGCTCGTCCAGGAAGAGCACCTGCGGGTCGCTGATGAAGCCCCTTGCCACGTTGAGCCGCTGCCGGTAACCGGTGGAGAGCCGGTTCATCTTGGTGTCCCGGTACTCCCACAGCCCGAAGGCCTGCAGCAGCCGATCGGCCCGCCGCCTGGCCTCGGGTACCGGAATGCCGTACAGCTGCGAGAACAGCCAGAGGTTCTCCCGGACCGTGAGGATGCCGTAGCCGGAGACCTCCCCGCCCGACACCATGCCGATGCGCTCGCGGACCGCCGCCGGCTCACTCGCCACGTCGAACCCCTGCACCCGCGCCTCACCGGACGTGGGCAACAGGAGCGTGGCGAGGATCTTGATGAGCGTCGTCTTCCCTGCCCCGTTGGGGCCGAGAAGCCCGAAGATCTCGCCGTCGTTCACCTCGAGCGAGACGCTGTCCAGCGCGACGATGTGGGAGATCGCCTCCGAGCCCCTCCTGGCGCGGCCCAACACCCGCCTGGCCCACGACCGGCGACCGCCTTCGCTCATCCGCACGAAGACCCGGGTGAGCGCCCGCGCCTCAACAGCGAGCGCGCCCCCGGAGCCGGGGCTGACCGACACCCGCCTCCCGCCCCTCCAAAACCCCGGACCGGCCGCTGGCCGGCGAGGGCAAGACGAACCTCTGGGTCTCGTTCTGCGCAGGGACCACCTGCCCCTTCTCAAGCTCTTGCGCCCCGGGCACCCCGGTGGCATGCTTAGTTGAGCGCCATGGAGGGGGCTACCGACACCGTTGACGCGCTACCGCCGGTTCGTGGCGCCGCGCCGGCTGGGCGCCGCCGACCTGGCCGTCGCGCTGTTCGTCTTTGCCGTGCTGTACGCGCTGGTCCGCCTGGGGCCCGCCCTGCAGGCCCCCATCAGCGCGGCCGCGCCCGAAGCCATCTCGCTCGACCCGCGCTTTCTCCCCTACTACGCGGGCCGGTCACTTTTCCGCATGGTGGCAGCATTTGCCGCTTCGGTGATCTTCTCCCTGGCTTACGGCTACGCGGCGGCCAGGATCAGGGGCGCCGAACGGCTGCTGATCCCCCTGCTGGACATTCTGCAATCGGTGCCGGTGTTGGGGTTTTTGTCGGTGAGCCTGACAGCTCTCATGGGGCTTTTCCCCGGCCGCATCATCGGGCTCGAGCTGGCTTCCATCTTCGCCATCTTCACGAGCCAGGTGTGGAACCTTACGTTCGCCTTCTACCACGCCCTCAAGGCAGTGCCGGGCGAACTGCAGCTGGCGGCCCGGGTCTTTCGTCTCAACGGGTGGCAGCGCTTCACCCGCCTCGAACTCCCTTCTTCCATGATCAGCCTGGTCTGGAACGGCATGATGTCGTTCGGGGGCGGCTGGTTCTTCCTGGCAGCGAGTGAAGCCATCACCGTGCTCAACCGCCGCCTGATGCTACCCGGCCTCGGCAGCTACCTCGCCGTCGCGCTCGGACAGGCCAACTGGCGGGCCGTCCTGTGGGCCATTGCCACCATGGCTGCCGTCATCCTTCTGCTGGACCGGCTCTTCTGGGGGCCCGTTGTCGCGTGGGCAGAGAAGTTCAAGCTCGACCAAACCCCTTCGGCCGCGCCCGTCCAGTCTGCCGTGCTCACGTTGCTGCGCCGTTCGGTGCTGCTGGATGCCCTGGAGCGGTGGATTGTCCGGTTGACCGAGCCGGCCGCCGATGCCCTGAGCCGGTGGCGGGCACAGAGAAACCGGCTGCCCCGGCCCGCTGTGCCATCCCGGCACTCCTGGCTCGCCCCGGCCCTGCGAGCAGCGGCGCTGGCAGGTGCGGGAGCCTGGGCGGCCCGATACGGCTGGATGGGCCTGCGGCTGGTCGGGTCGCTTGGGCCGGCGGAACTCTCGCGCGTGGCCGGCCTGGGCACCCTGACCCTCCTGAGGGTGGTGGCGGCGGTGGTGCTGGGAGCGCTGTGGACGGTGCCCGTCGGCGTCGCCATCGGGCTGAACCCCCGCCTGGCCGGCCTCGGACAGTCGCTCGCACAGCTCGCGGCGGCGTTCCCGGCCAACATGCTCTTCCCGTTCGTGGGCGTTTTGTACTTGCGCTTTCACGTCAACTTCGAATTGGGCGCCATCCTGCTGATGATGCTCGGCACACAGTGGTACATCCTGTTCAACGTGATTGCCGGTGCAAGCGCCCTGCCGGCGGAATTGCGTGACGCCGCCTCCGTATTTCGGCTTCGCGGGTGGGCGCGGTGGCGCCAGGTCATCCTGCCCGCCATCTTCCCGGCGCTGGTCACCGGGGGCCTGACGGCTGCCGGCGGGGCCTGGAACGCCAGCATCGTGGCGGAGGTCGTCACCTGGGGCGCATACCGGCTTTCCGCGACGGGTCTGGGCGCCTACATCACCCATGCGACACAAGCAGGCGACCGGGCCGGCATCGTGTGGAGCATTACGGGCATGGCGCTGTTCGTGGTCGCGCTGAACCGGCTCGTGTGGCGGAGGCTCCTCGAAGTCGCGGAGACGCGATTCGCTCTTGAGTGAGAGCACGGGACGGTGAAGGCCGATGGCCGTCGCAAGTGAGGCAAAGACCATCATCGAAGTCCGGCACGTCACCCGGGCCTTTCCGCTCCCCGGCGGAGGCCAGATGACCGTGTTGGAGGATATCGACCTGAAGCTGTACGAGGGGGAGTTCCTGGCGATCTTGGGGCCCAGCGGATCGGGGAAGTCAACGCTGTTACGTATCATCACCGGACTGGTTCCCCCGACGTCCGGGCAGGTGCTTTACCGCGGGCGTGACATGAGGGACGCCGAAGCGAGCGTGGCGATGGTCTTCCAGAGCTTTGCGCTCTACCCGTGGCTTACCGTGCAGCAGAACGTCGAACTCGGGCTGGAAGCCCGCGGCGTGCCCCGGGTCCAACGCCAGAAGCGGGCGCTTGCGGCCATCGACCTGGTGGGCCTCGATGGGTTCGAGCATGCGTTTCCCCGGGAGCTCTCCGGGGGCATGAAGCAGAGAGTGGGCCTGGCCCGGGCTTTGGTGGTCGAGCCAGACGTCCTGGTGATGGACGAGCCTTTCTCCGGCCTTGACGTGCTCACGGCGGAGAGCCTGCGCAGCGACTTGCTGGAACTCTGGCTCGACCGGCGCATCCCTACCTGCGCCATCGTCCTGGTCACGCACAGCATTGAAGAGGCGGTCTTCATGGCCGGCCGGGCCGTCGTGCTCTCGCGGGACCCTGCTCGGGCGGTGGCCGAGGTGTCCATCGAGTTGCCGCACCGGCGGAACCGGGACGCCCCCGGCTTCAAGGCGCTGGTCGACCACATCTACTCCCTGCTCACCACGCCCCGCCGTGACGATCAGAGGCGAGCCGCAGCCCTACCTGGCGAGGTATCGGCCCGCCTTGAAGCGCCGGTGGTTGCCGGGGCCGCGCACGCGCCATCTGCCCTGCACGCGCCCGCCACCACCTTGCGGAGCCGGCGGCTGCCCTCGGCTCGGGCCGGCGCTCTCAACGGCTTCATCGAGCTTCTGGAGGAGGCGGGCGGGCGGGTGGACCTCTTCGAACTCGGCGCACGGCTGCACCTCGACCTGGAGGATCTGCTGCCCATTGTGGACGCCTGCGAGCTCCTGGGCCTGTGCCGGGTCACCCCCGGGGATGTGGAACTCACCCCTGAAGGGATGCGCTACGCAGCAGCTGGCGTCACCGAGCGCAAGGAACTTTTCCGGCGCCAGGCGCTGGCGTGCGTGCCCGAACTGGAACGGCTACTGGCAGTGCTGCGGTCCAAGGCCGACCACCGAATGCCCCGCGAGTTCTTCCTTGACATCCTGGAACACCGCTACGGGACCCAGGAGGCCCAGCGCCAGCTCGACACCCTCATGGACTGGGGCCGATACGCGGAACTCTTCGCCTACGACGAAGCTTCTCGCATGCTCTTCCTGGAAAACGACACCGGCGCCACCTTCGATGGCAGCACCGGTGCCAGATAGAGTCTCTTCGCCAGCGCCACCCCCCCCCCAGCGTCAGGCCGCGGCGACGGGCGAAGCCGCCTGATGCCGCCTCAGGCTGTCTACCACGCGCTCAAGGGCAAGGGCGAACGCTGCGAGCCGAAGGTCCACTTTCAGCGACTCGGCCTTCTCGCAGACGGCGTCGATGGCGCGCACCATGATCTCCTCGAGGCGTTCACTCACCTCGCCGACGCTCCAGACCTCGCCGCGCAGGTTTTGCACCCACTCGAAGTACGAGACCGCCACGCCGCCTGCGTTGGCCAGGATGTCCGGCACCACCACGACCCCCCGTTCCACAAGGCGGTGGTGCGCCTGAAGGGTGGTGGGGCCGTTCGCCCCCTCGACCACCATCCGGGCCCGGATCCGGTCGGCGTTGGCTGAGGTGATCTGGTTTTCGATGGCAGCGGGGATCAGCACGTCCACGTCCAGCGCCAGCAGGTCCGCGTTGGTCAGATGCTGCACGCCGGGCGATGCGTAGCTGGCAAGCAGCCCGCCGGAGGCCTGGAGGTGGCGCTCCACCTCGTCGAGGTCAAGCCCGCCGGGCTTGCGGATGGCTCCGGAGACGTCGCTGATGGCCTCGATGACGAGCCCCTGTTCGGCGAGCAGCCTGGCCGCCCACCGGCCGACGTTACCGAAGCCCTGCACCGCCACCCGAGTCTTCCTCGGATCCCAGCCCAGGCGCTGCAGCATCCGGCGCGCCGCGATGGCCACGCCGCGGCCCGTCGCCTCGCGGCGGCCAGCGGTGCCGCCGATGGCCACCGGCTTGCCCGTCACGATCGCGGGAACGGGCCGCCCCAGCGCCACGCTGGCCGTGTCCATGATCCAGGCCATGACCTGTTCGTTGGTGTTGACGTCCGGCGCGGGGATGTCGACCTGGGGGCCCCAGTTGGGCAGCATCATGAGCGTGTAGGCGCGGGTGAGGCGCTCCAGTTCTCCCCGGGATAGCTCCGAGGGATCAACCTCGATGCCGCCCTTGGCCCCCCCGAAGGGTACGTCCACGACGGCGCACTTCCAGGTCATCAGCGCGGCCAGCGCCCTGACCTCGTCCAGCCCCACGTCCGGGTGGTAGCGGATGCCCCCCTTGTACGGTCCCCTTGCGTTGCAGTGCTGGACGCGGTAACCCCGGAAGACGCGCCACCGGCCGCTGTCCATCATGACGGGCACCGAGACCGAGATCTCCCGGTCGGGTACCGAGAGGCGGGCCGCGAAGTCCAACCGGAGGTTGACGAGTTCGGCGGCCTGCCGGACCATCGAATCGGCCAGCCCGACCAGACCTGTGTCTGCCGCCAGCTGGCCGCTTGTCTGTCGCCGGGAAAGTCCGTCGCGAAGCCTGACGTCCTCTGCCAAGGCCTCAACCCCGCCCTTCCACGCCCGCTCCGCGCATATTGTACCCCGTATACACCATACGGCGGTACGAGCGCTCCCGGACGCCCGGCGGCCCGCGCCAGCCTGTACCGCAATTGGCGCACCTTTTCTCGCGGTATGCTCCCGCTTGCTTGCGCGAGCTTCGGCTTACGCTGGCTTGCGATCGGTGCCGGTGTGGCCCCCGTCCCGCCCCGGCAGCGCCCACTCCCTGGCGCGGCGGATCTCCAGGGCGTAGTCGTCTTCCTGCTCGACGGGCGTCTCGATGACCATGGGGCGTTCCTGGAAAAACGGATGGCGCACCAGCTCCCGGAGAAGCTCCCCCATCTGGCCCCTCCCCAGAAGCTCGTGGCGATCCAGGTGATCGCCCGCTCCTCCCTTGGAGTCATTGAGGTGCACCACTTCCAGGCGTGAGGCGAACTCCGGCCGGCTCACCTCTGCCACGAAGCGGTCGAACTTCTCTGGCTGCAGGAACCCCGAAGCAAAGGCGTGACAGCTGTCCAGGCAAAACCCGACGCGCTCTTTCGCTCCAAGCGCCTCGTGAATGGCCAGAAGCTCGTCCACGCTTCTGCCAAGCTCGCTCCCCTGCCCGGCCGTGTTCTCCAACAGCAGCCTGCACTTCCCCGAAAAGCGCGCCATCACCTCATCCACGGCCTCCACCATCCGCCGCACGCCGGCCTGTTCCCCCTCGCCCAGGTGCTTTCCGCAGTGCACCACGAGCCACGGGGTGCCGAAGGCCTCGCAGATCTCGAGCTCGTTGACGATGGAGGCGATGGTGGTCTCCCGCAGGGTGGGGTCGGCGGTGGAGAGGTTGGTGACGTAAGCCGAGTGCGCCACCGTCAGGACGCTTGCCCGGCGCGCCGCCTCTCCCTCCCGGGCCCAGCTCTGGCGATCCACCGGCTTGATGCGGTAACTCCTGGGGTTCTTGGGAAAGTACTGGAACACGTCCGCCCCGAGCCTGACCGCGTTTTCGACGGTCCGTGCAAATCCCCGTGCCGTGCTCAGGTGGCAGCCGATCATCATGCCCCAAGCCGCCTCCTTACCCTCCACCAGGCCCGCGCCGCGCCCGCTCTATCATGGGCTCCCCCAAGCGCTCAGGTCAATGATGGCGAGTTCGGGGGGACAGCGCAGGCGCAGGGGAACGCCGATGGTACCCACACCCCGGTTCACGTAGAGCCACACCCTGCCGGTTCGGAACAGGCCCCGCACGAAGCGATGGTGGTGCATCCAGCGCGCCCAGACCGGGCCGAGAAGGGGCAGGTCGATCTGGCCTCCGTGGGTATCCCCCACGATGACCAGGGCCCCGTCCATGGCAGAGGGGTTGTGCTCGATAACGTGGTAGGTGTGGGCAGCCACCACTTCCATCGCCGGACGTCTGGCGCCGACGCCTCCCGCTGTTTGTGACGGGTCCGGTTGACCCCTCATCCAGATGCCCGAAGGCTCGTCCCACCGGGCGTGCAGGAGCGGCGGGAGGTCCGTCGCCTGCGTGTAGCGGTCGTACCCGAGATCGGGGGTATCGACGCCGACGAGGCGGACGGTGCCCGCCGGGGATTCCAGCACCACGTGCCGGTTGACCAGCACCCACACCCCGGCCTCTTCCAGAGCCCGCCAGAGCGCGAGGAGGCGCTCCGGGCGTTCGTGGTCGTGGTTGCCCCAGACGACGGCCACCTGGACCCGCCGCGCCAGTTCCAGCACGTACCCGAGCGGCGCGCCGGGCCGTGACGCCCTGTCCATGAAGTCGCCGGTAACGATGGCCAGGTGCGCCCCGAGGGCCTCGGTGCAGCGCAGCGCGTCCCGGTGCGAGCGCCCCGGGCGCCGGTGCAGGTGCAGGTCCGTGAGGTGGGCCAGCCGCATGGTACGGCCCGGCCTTTCGAGGACGCTGCTCGACGCCTGCCTGCCGCGGCAGGCCGCGGCTCCGGCTGGCAGGGTCGCCCGTCGGTCGAGGGCCAGGCCTTCGCGTTGTACGTGGAAGCGCAGGTACTCGATCTGCAGCCGGCCCGCCTCGAGCGCACCCCATGCGAGCGCGGCGCCCGCGGCCGCAGCGACTCCGGCGCCGCCCGCAATCCAGGCGGCCGGCGCAAAGGCGCTCAACTCCGGGCCGACACCCCGGCCAGGCCTTTGGCGGGACGGCCCTTCCACCACTGAAGCGCGGCGACGGTGGCCAGCATCGTCCCTCCTGCCAGATCGGTTACGAGGCCGGGGTCGATCATCATGACCCCTCCTGCGGCCAGAAGCACCCGTGCCCAGACGGCAAGCGAAGTGCGCATGTAGCCGCCGAGCGCTACGGCCACGCCGAACATGCCGGCCAGGGACGTGGCCAGCACGTGCACGGCCCGCCACACCGTGACATCCTGCATCAGAAGCACCGGCGAAAAGACGAACATGTACGGCACCAGAAACGCTCCGATGGCCAGCCGCGTCCCGGTGACCCCCGTTTTCATGGGGTTGCTCCCGGCGATGCCCGAGCCCGCGTAGGCCGCCAGCGCCACCGGGGGCGTGATGTCCGCGACGACGCCGTAGTAGAAGACGAACATGTGCGCCGAAAGGAGCGGCACGCCCAGCCGCAACAGCGCCGGTGCCGCGATGGTGGACGTGATGACGTAGTTGGCCGTGGTGGGCACGCCCATCCCCAGCACCAGGGAGGTGACCATCGCCGCCAGCATCGTCAACAGCAGGTTGCCCTGCGCCAGATCCACCAATCCGCTCGCCAGCTTGAGCCCCAGGCCCGTCAGCGTGACGACCCCGATGATGATCCCCGCCGCCGCCGTCGCCATGACCACCCCGAGGGCGCTGCGGGCGCCCTGTTCCAGGGCTTCCACGATCTCCCGCCAATTCATGCGTGTCGACGGGTGGATCGTGGCGGCCCCGACCGCCAGCAGGATGCCGTAGAAGGCCGCCTTCATGGGCGTGCTGCCCTCGACCAGCAGCCAGATGATGCCGACCAGCGGCAAGAACAGGTGGCCACGGCTCCTCAGGACGCTCCACAGCCCCGGTAGCTGATCCCTCGGGATTCCCTTCAGCCCCAGGCGCCTGGCCTCGTAGTGCACGGCGATGAAGATGCCGCTGAAGTACAGGATGGCGGGGATCACCGCGGCCTTCGCCACCTCGATGTACGGAATGCCGGTGAACTCCGCCATGAGGAAGGCCGCCGCTCCCATGATGGGCGGCATGATCTGGCCGCCGGTCGAGGCCGCCGCCTCCACGGCCGCAGCGAACTCCGGCCGGTAGCCCAGCCGCTTCATCATGGGAATGGTGAAGCTCCCCGACCCCACCGTGTTGGCCACCGAGCTGCCCGAGATGGTGCCCTCCAGGGCGCTGGTGATGACCGCCACTTTCGCCGGCCCGCCGGCCGCGAAACCTGCCACCGCGTTCGCCAGGTCGATGAAGAAGCGGCCGAGCCCGGTCTTTCCCACAAACGCGCCAAACAGGATGAACAGGAAGATGAACGTGGACGAGACGCCCAGCGGGATCCCGAAGATGCCCTCCGTGGTGAAGTAAAGGTGGTTGGCCACCTGGGAGAGCGAAAAGCCGCGGTGGGCCAGGAAGCCCGGCATGCTCCGCCCCACCAGCGCGTACACGACGAAGGCGGCCGCGATGATGACGATGGGCAGCCCCGCCACCCGGCGCGTGGCCTCCAGCACCAGCAGCACCGCCGCCGTCGCCACCAGAAGGTCGGCGCGCGTCGGCAGTCCCGCCCGCATGACGATCTGCTCGTAGAAGATCACGAGGTACAGTGATACGCCCGCCGCCACCACCGCGAGCGCCAGATCCCACCACGCAATCCGGGACTCCCGGCGGCGCCGGGCAGGAAACAGCAGAAACACCAGGCTCATCCCAAAGGCAAGGTGGACCGCGCGCTGGATGCGCGCCTCGAACACCCCGAACGCGGCCGTGTAAAGCTGGAAGACGGAAAAGGCGATGGCCAGAAGCGCCACCAGCCGCCCCGCCGCGCCCGCGAGCCGCCGGTAGCCCGACTCGATGTCAAATCGGGCCATCAACTCCTCGACGTTAACCTGGTCCGGCGGCCCACCCCCATTCTCCGGGCGGTCAGTTGTGCTGCTGGCCATCTACGCTACCCCCGTCCTCGCTGCCGCAGGACAGGACTGCGGCCTTGCAGTCGAAAGCCACCAACTCAACGGCCGTCCCGTCGGGCACCGCTCCGCTCAGGTCAAGCCAGTACCCGCCCGCCTCCAGCGAGTGCTCCGTCATCCGGCTCACCCTGAAGACGAGCCTCGGGATGGACCGTTCGAGGGCCATCACCACAACCGGCCCCTGCGGCTGCAACTCAAGTTTGCCATCCGTTGGAAGTCCCGCGCCGAACGAGAGATACTCGGTGCGGTAAAGCGTAAACCCCCCCGCCCCCTGCCGTACGAGAAAGCGCTCCACGACCAGGGTCTTCTCCACGGAATGGCGGAACGTCACCGCGAACTCAGGCTCCTCGAGGCCCACCTCGAACAGGGCATGCCCGGCAGGATAGACCCTCACCTGCAGGCAGAGCGCGGCACCACCCGGCGCGCCCCGTGCGCCCGCCGTCCCCTCCCCCTCCGGCAGCGCCTGGCCCGCCGCCGGCCCAACCGCGGTCCCCGAGGCGGCGAGCGCCGCGACCACGGCCATCGCGGCCCGAGCGAGTAACCTGAAAGGGCCGGGGCGCATGCCTGACGTGCCAGGAGCCGCCCCGGCCCTGCTCACCCGGCCTCTTTGCGGCTTTTGACGGTTACCTGCCCAGCTCCTGATAGAATCGTTCCGCCCCCGGGTGAAGCGGGATGGACATGCCGTCTTTCGCGGTCTTCTCGCCTATGTCCTTGCCCCTAGCGTGGGCCTGCGCCAGCCGCGGCAAGTTGGCGAAGAGCGCCCGGGTGAGGTTGTAGACCAGGTCCTCCGGCAGGTCCGCCCGGGCCACCAGCATGGCCTTGACGGCCACGGTCGTGACGTCCTGCGCATGGCCGCGGTACGTGCCAGCCGGCACCACGACCTGGGTGTAGAAGGGGTAGCGAGCCTCCAACTGGGCCGATATCTCTCCCGTGATGGGAACGATCACGACGTCCTTCTGGACGGCGATGTCCTGGATGGCCGCGGTGGGAATCCCCGCGGTCACGAACGCCGCGTCGATGTGCCCGTCACGCAAATTGGCGGACGCCTCGGCGAAGGAAAGGTACCGGGCCTGAAGATCCTTGTACGTCAGGCCAGCGGCCGCGAGGATCTGCCGGGCGTTGAGCTCCGTGCCGCTCCCGATGTCACCCACCGCCACCCGCTTGCCCTTCAAGTCGGCCACCGAGCGGATGTTGGCCTGCTTGAGAGCCACAAGCTGGACGACCTCGGGATACAGCGTGGCAACGCCCCGCAGCCTCTCCACCTTGCGCCCGTCGAACATCTCAATCCCGTTGGCGGCGTAATAGGCGATGTCGTTTTGAATGAAGGCGAGCTCCACCTGGCCCTGAGCCAGGAAGTTCACGTTGGCCACCGAGGCCCCCGTGGCCTGCACCGAGGCGTTGACCCCGGGCACGCTCTGGTTGAAGATCTCCGCCAGGGCACCGCCCAGCGGGTAATAAACGCCCGCCGTCCCGCCCGTAGCAATCGTTACAAACTGTGCAGCCTGCACGCCGCCGGCCAACGCCAAGACCAGTAACGCCACAAGCCCGACCGGTCCGAAAAACCTTGCTGCTTTCATGATCACGTCTTCCTGTTCTCCCTCCCGTCTCTCGCCATGGAGTGAAGCCGCTTTCGAAAAAAACCTCCCTCACACGGCCAACCTGCGAAGCATTTCGATCTGCACGAAGGCGACTCCTCCCACGCAGGGAGCAGAGGAAAGGCCTCCCGGTGGCGTATCTTGTGTTGCGGGAAAGGCAGAGAAAGCGAGAATGAGCCGGGCTTTCATCACGGGCGCGCAGGCCATCGTCCAGGGCGCCGTGGACAGCGGTTGCGACTTCTATGCAGGCTATCCGATCACCCCCGCCACCCCCATCCTCCTCGGCATGGTTCGGGCGCTGCCGCCCCGGGGCGGGATTGCCATCCAGGCCGAGGACGAGATCGCGGCCATCGGTTTTTGCATCGGCGCCGCCATGACGAACCGGCGCGCCATGACCGCCACCAGCGGGCCGGGGATGAGCCTTTACAGCGAAAACATCGGCTTCGCCATCATGGCCGAGGTGCCCCTGGTGATCGTGGACGTTCAGCGGATGGGCCCCGCCACCGGCGGCGCGACCACCCCGGCCCAGGGCGACCTTCAGTTCGTACGCTGGGGCACCTCGGGCGGCTTCCCCGTCGTGGCGCTGGCCCCCGAAAACGCCGAACAGTGCTACCGGCTGACCGTGAAAGCCTTTGAGCTGGCGGAACGGCTGCGAGCCCCGGTCTTTCTGCTGGCGGACAAGGAAGTGGTGATGACGGCGGAGACGGTGGATCCGGAGCGGCTCAAGTCCGCCGGCCCGGTGACGCCCCGCCGCACGGCACCGCCCGAGGGACCGTACCTCTCGTA contains:
- a CDS encoding Glu/Leu/Phe/Val dehydrogenase — translated: MAEDVRLRDGLSRRQTSGQLAADTGLVGLADSMVRQAAELVNLRLDFAARLSVPDREISVSVPVMMDSGRWRVFRGYRVQHCNARGPYKGGIRYHPDVGLDEVRALAALMTWKCAVVDVPFGGAKGGIEVDPSELSRGELERLTRAYTLMMLPNWGPQVDIPAPDVNTNEQVMAWIMDTASVALGRPVPAIVTGKPVAIGGTAGRREATGRGVAIAARRMLQRLGWDPRKTRVAVQGFGNVGRWAARLLAEQGLVIEAISDVSGAIRKPGGLDLDEVERHLQASGGLLASYASPGVQHLTNADLLALDVDVLIPAAIENQITSANADRIRARMVVEGANGPTTLQAHHRLVERGVVVVPDILANAGGVAVSYFEWVQNLRGEVWSVGEVSERLEEIMVRAIDAVCEKAESLKVDLRLAAFALALERVVDSLRRHQAASPVAAA
- a CDS encoding deoxyribonuclease IV — encoded protein: MMIGCHLSTARGFARTVENAVRLGADVFQYFPKNPRSYRIKPVDRQSWAREGEAARRASVLTVAHSAYVTNLSTADPTLRETTIASIVNELEICEAFGTPWLVVHCGKHLGEGEQAGVRRMVEAVDEVMARFSGKCRLLLENTAGQGSELGRSVDELLAIHEALGAKERVGFCLDSCHAFASGFLQPEKFDRFVAEVSRPEFASRLEVVHLNDSKGGAGDHLDRHELLGRGQMGELLRELVRHPFFQERPMVIETPVEQEDDYALEIRRAREWALPGRDGGHTGTDRKPA
- a CDS encoding metallophosphoesterase, with product MSAFAPAAWIAGGAGVAAAAGAALAWGALEAGRLQIEYLRFHVQREGLALDRRATLPAGAAACRGRQASSSVLERPGRTMRLAHLTDLHLHRRPGRSHRDALRCTEALGAHLAIVTGDFMDRASRPGAPLGYVLELARRVQVAVVWGNHDHERPERLLALWRALEEAGVWVLVNRHVVLESPAGTVRLVGVDTPDLGYDRYTQATDLPPLLHARWDEPSGIWMRGQPDPSQTAGGVGARRPAMEVVAAHTYHVIEHNPSAMDGALVIVGDTHGGQIDLPLLGPVWARWMHHHRFVRGLFRTGRVWLYVNRGVGTIGVPLRLRCPPELAIIDLSAWGSP
- a CDS encoding TRAP transporter permease produces the protein MASSTTDRPENGGGPPDQVNVEELMARFDIESGYRRLAGAAGRLVALLAIAFSVFQLYTAAFGVFEARIQRAVHLAFGMSLVFLLFPARRRRESRIAWWDLALAVVAAGVSLYLVIFYEQIVMRAGLPTRADLLVATAAVLLVLEATRRVAGLPIVIIAAAFVVYALVGRSMPGFLAHRGFSLSQVANHLYFTTEGIFGIPLGVSSTFIFLFILFGAFVGKTGLGRFFIDLANAVAGFAAGGPAKVAVITSALEGTISGSSVANTVGSGSFTIPMMKRLGYRPEFAAAVEAAASTGGQIMPPIMGAAAFLMAEFTGIPYIEVAKAAVIPAILYFSGIFIAVHYEARRLGLKGIPRDQLPGLWSVLRSRGHLFLPLVGIIWLLVEGSTPMKAAFYGILLAVGAATIHPSTRMNWREIVEALEQGARSALGVVMATAAAGIIIGVVTLTGLGLKLASGLVDLAQGNLLLTMLAAMVTSLVLGMGVPTTANYVITSTIAAPALLRLGVPLLSAHMFVFYYGVVADITPPVALAAYAGSGIAGSNPMKTGVTGTRLAIGAFLVPYMFVFSPVLLMQDVTVWRAVHVLATSLAGMFGVAVALGGYMRTSLAVWARVLLAAGGVMMIDPGLVTDLAGGTMLATVAALQWWKGRPAKGLAGVSARS
- a CDS encoding DUF1850 domain-containing protein, whose protein sequence is MSRAGAAPGTSGMRPGPFRLLARAAMAVVAALAASGTAVGPAAGQALPEGEGTAGARGAPGGAALCLQVRVYPAGHALFEVGLEEPEFAVTFRHSVEKTLVVERFLVRQGAGGFTLYRTEYLSFGAGLPTDGKLELQPQGPVVVMALERSIPRLVFRVSRMTEHSLEAGGYWLDLSGAVPDGTAVELVAFDCKAAVLSCGSEDGGSVDGQQHN